One segment of Antennarius striatus isolate MH-2024 chromosome 5, ASM4005453v1, whole genome shotgun sequence DNA contains the following:
- the LOC137594979 gene encoding proto-oncogene tyrosine-protein kinase Src-like isoform X2, with product MGAGKSKPKEPGQRSMSLDGTIGTGSDSGHFHHLGPAQQTQTPNRSPAVGTGRRGHQGQHQLAPTNTPELALFGGIDHTGTITSPQRGPLSGGVTTFVALYDYESRTASDLTFRKGDRLQIVNNTEGDWWLARSLTTGESGYIPSNYVAPSDSIQAEEWYFGKITRRDSERLLLNLQNRRGTFLVRESETTKGAYCLSVLDYDNTKGLNVKHYKIRKLDSGGFYITSRTQFTSLQQLVFHYRKHSDGLCHALSDVCPVAKPQTQGLARDAWEIPRESLRLDLKLGQGCFGEVWMGTWNGTTRVAIKTLKPGTMSPEAFLQEAQVMKKLRHEKLVQLYAVVSEEPIFIVTEYMSQGSLLDFLKGEAGKMLRLPQLVDMAAQIAAGMAYVERMNYVHRDLRAANILVGDNLVCKVADFGLARLIEDNEYTARQGAKFPIKWTAPEAALYGRFTIKSDVWSFGVLLTELATKGRVPYPGMVNREVLDQVERGYRMPCPAECPSSLHELMLSCWRKDPEERPTFEYLQGFLEDYFTSTEPQYQPGENL from the exons ATGGGGGCGGGTAAGAGCAAACCCAAGGAGCCGGGCCAGCGCTCCATGAGCCTGGACGGCACCATCGGCACCGGCTCTGACAGCGGACACTTCCACCACCTGGGCCCCGCCCAGCAGACCCAGACGCCCAACAGGAGTCCTGCCGTCGGGACGGGAAGGCGGGGGCATCAAGGGCAGCATCAACTAGCCCCAACAAACACGCCTGAGCTGGCTCTCTTTGGAGGGATCGACCACACCGGCACCATCACCTCCCCCCAGAGAGGGCCTCTGTCAG GAGGTGTCACTACGTTTGTCGCCCTCTATGACTACGAGTCACGGACGGCGTCTGATTTGACCTTTAGGAAGGGGGACAGGCTGCAGATTGTCAACAACAC AGAAGGCGACTGGTGGCTCGCCCGCTCCCTGACCACAGGAGAGAGTGGTTACATCCCCAGCAACTACGTGGCTCCGTCCGACTCCATCCAGGCAGAAGA GTGGTACTTTGGGAAGATCACTCGACGGGATTCGGAGAGGCTCCTGTTGAACTTACAGAACAGACGAGGAACCTTCCTGGTGAGGGAAAGTGAGACCACTAAAG GGGCATATTGTCTGTCAGTGCTGGATTATGACAACACCAAAGGCCTGAATGTTAAACATTACAAGATCAGGAAGCTGGACAGCGGAGGTTTCTACATCACCTCCCGCACTCAGTTCACCAGCCTCCAGCAGCTCGTCTTCCACTACCGCA AGCACTCTGATGGGCTGTGCCACGCTCTGTCAGACGTGTGTCCTGTGGCCAAACCTCAGACCCAGGGGCTGGCCAGGGACGCCTGGGAGATTCCCAGAGAGTCCCTCCGCCTTGACCTGAAATTAGGACAGGGCTGCTTTGGAGAGGTCTGGATGG GCACGTGGAACGGGACGACACGGGTAGCCATTAAGACCTTGAAGCCGGGGACCATGTCTCCAGAGGCGTTTCTACAGGAGGCTCAAGTCATGAAGAAGCTGAGGCACGAGAAGCTCGTCCAGCTGTACGCCGTCGTGTCGGAGGAACCCATCTTCATCGTGACCGAATATATGAGCCAAG GCAGCTTACTGGACTTCCTCAAAGGCGAAGCAGGAAAGATGCTCCGTCTGCCTCAGCTGGTAGACATGGCTGCTCAG ATTGCAGCTGGGATGGCGTACGTGGAGAGGATGAACTACGTCCACAGAGACTTGCGTGCCGCCAACATCCTGGTGGGAGACAACCTGGTGTGTAAAGTGGCCGACTTTGGTTTGGCAAGACTCATCGAAGACAACGAGTACACGGCGAGACAGG gtGCCAAGTTCCCGATCAAATGGACGGCCCCGGAGGCCGCTCTGTACGGTCGCTTCACCATCAAGTCGGACGTCTGGTCCTTTGGCGTGTTGCTCACAGAACTGGCAACCAAAGGCAGAGTTCCCTATCCAG GTATGGTTAACCGCGAGGTGCTGGACCAGGTGGAGCGCGGCTACAGGATGCCGTGTCCGGCTGAGTGCCCCAGCTCTTTGCACGAGCTCATGCTCTCCTGCTGGAGGAAGGACCCCGAAGAGAGGCCCACGTTCGAGTACCTGCAGGGCTTCCTAGAGGACTACTTTACCTCCACTGAACCCCAGTATCAGCCTGGGGAGAACCTATAG
- the LOC137594979 gene encoding proto-oncogene tyrosine-protein kinase Src-like isoform X1 codes for MGAGKSKPKEPGQRSMSLDGTIGTGSDSGHFHHLGPAQQTQTPNRSPAVGTGRRGHQGQHQLAPTNTPELALFGGIDHTGTITSPQRGPLSGGVTTFVALYDYESRTASDLTFRKGDRLQIVNNTKKYSFREGDWWLARSLTTGESGYIPSNYVAPSDSIQAEEWYFGKITRRDSERLLLNLQNRRGTFLVRESETTKGAYCLSVLDYDNTKGLNVKHYKIRKLDSGGFYITSRTQFTSLQQLVFHYRKHSDGLCHALSDVCPVAKPQTQGLARDAWEIPRESLRLDLKLGQGCFGEVWMGTWNGTTRVAIKTLKPGTMSPEAFLQEAQVMKKLRHEKLVQLYAVVSEEPIFIVTEYMSQGSLLDFLKGEAGKMLRLPQLVDMAAQIAAGMAYVERMNYVHRDLRAANILVGDNLVCKVADFGLARLIEDNEYTARQGAKFPIKWTAPEAALYGRFTIKSDVWSFGVLLTELATKGRVPYPGMVNREVLDQVERGYRMPCPAECPSSLHELMLSCWRKDPEERPTFEYLQGFLEDYFTSTEPQYQPGENL; via the exons ATGGGGGCGGGTAAGAGCAAACCCAAGGAGCCGGGCCAGCGCTCCATGAGCCTGGACGGCACCATCGGCACCGGCTCTGACAGCGGACACTTCCACCACCTGGGCCCCGCCCAGCAGACCCAGACGCCCAACAGGAGTCCTGCCGTCGGGACGGGAAGGCGGGGGCATCAAGGGCAGCATCAACTAGCCCCAACAAACACGCCTGAGCTGGCTCTCTTTGGAGGGATCGACCACACCGGCACCATCACCTCCCCCCAGAGAGGGCCTCTGTCAG GAGGTGTCACTACGTTTGTCGCCCTCTATGACTACGAGTCACGGACGGCGTCTGATTTGACCTTTAGGAAGGGGGACAGGCTGCAGATTGTCAACAACAC GAAAAAGTACAGCTTCAG AGAAGGCGACTGGTGGCTCGCCCGCTCCCTGACCACAGGAGAGAGTGGTTACATCCCCAGCAACTACGTGGCTCCGTCCGACTCCATCCAGGCAGAAGA GTGGTACTTTGGGAAGATCACTCGACGGGATTCGGAGAGGCTCCTGTTGAACTTACAGAACAGACGAGGAACCTTCCTGGTGAGGGAAAGTGAGACCACTAAAG GGGCATATTGTCTGTCAGTGCTGGATTATGACAACACCAAAGGCCTGAATGTTAAACATTACAAGATCAGGAAGCTGGACAGCGGAGGTTTCTACATCACCTCCCGCACTCAGTTCACCAGCCTCCAGCAGCTCGTCTTCCACTACCGCA AGCACTCTGATGGGCTGTGCCACGCTCTGTCAGACGTGTGTCCTGTGGCCAAACCTCAGACCCAGGGGCTGGCCAGGGACGCCTGGGAGATTCCCAGAGAGTCCCTCCGCCTTGACCTGAAATTAGGACAGGGCTGCTTTGGAGAGGTCTGGATGG GCACGTGGAACGGGACGACACGGGTAGCCATTAAGACCTTGAAGCCGGGGACCATGTCTCCAGAGGCGTTTCTACAGGAGGCTCAAGTCATGAAGAAGCTGAGGCACGAGAAGCTCGTCCAGCTGTACGCCGTCGTGTCGGAGGAACCCATCTTCATCGTGACCGAATATATGAGCCAAG GCAGCTTACTGGACTTCCTCAAAGGCGAAGCAGGAAAGATGCTCCGTCTGCCTCAGCTGGTAGACATGGCTGCTCAG ATTGCAGCTGGGATGGCGTACGTGGAGAGGATGAACTACGTCCACAGAGACTTGCGTGCCGCCAACATCCTGGTGGGAGACAACCTGGTGTGTAAAGTGGCCGACTTTGGTTTGGCAAGACTCATCGAAGACAACGAGTACACGGCGAGACAGG gtGCCAAGTTCCCGATCAAATGGACGGCCCCGGAGGCCGCTCTGTACGGTCGCTTCACCATCAAGTCGGACGTCTGGTCCTTTGGCGTGTTGCTCACAGAACTGGCAACCAAAGGCAGAGTTCCCTATCCAG GTATGGTTAACCGCGAGGTGCTGGACCAGGTGGAGCGCGGCTACAGGATGCCGTGTCCGGCTGAGTGCCCCAGCTCTTTGCACGAGCTCATGCTCTCCTGCTGGAGGAAGGACCCCGAAGAGAGGCCCACGTTCGAGTACCTGCAGGGCTTCCTAGAGGACTACTTTACCTCCACTGAACCCCAGTATCAGCCTGGGGAGAACCTATAG
- the manbal gene encoding protein MANBAL, producing the protein MSADLDLSPPEVPEPTFLESLLRYGLFLGAIFQLICILAVIFPTSKGHEHEETEPTNGKDAEQVKKPKGAAPQMRQKAKKESKKKR; encoded by the exons ATGTCTGCAGATCTGGACCTGTCCCCCCCAGAGGTCCCGGAGCCCACCTTCTTAGAGAGTCTTCTGCGTTATGGGCTCTTTCTGGGGGCCATCTTCCAGCTCATCTGCATCCTTGCTGTCATCTTCCCCACATCCAAAGGACATGAGCAT GAGGAGACTGAGCCCACTAATGGAAAGGATGCTGAACAGGTGAAGAAACCAAAAGGAGCTGCTCCTCAGATGCGACAGAAAGCAAAGAAGGAGAGCAAAAAGAAgcgatag
- the LOC137595512 gene encoding nuclear factor of activated T-cells, cytoplasmic 2 isoform X1, whose protein sequence is MTSGHVGLTEGLSPEQLDFSDLFLDHPPEGGFLVGCDEDDSSALSALPVVDPDTAYRSSQPSCGQDLSYHRPTSVHLPGPVPDFLEPPSRPCVIPTPSPRIEITPWDNSFSSQILELDLAAKTQGSWRECVSPASSTSSTGWPAESCSPAASPCISPSIEGCGLALSTLDLCTGLQGCFTSHSSPEASPRHSVADETFLVPQHQHPTSSIPRQRSRSASPHGKRTYDQTHFCQGGTPVKQRSQSTSPIPSLHEQQGSYYLHQYQDPVGIQYEAQAPSPSMEVLSSLNSSLPKVFSSTMMHNVYGGTKSKDCVYGEEHDWTVEQKKEDRAGAKVKPESFHLLQAVWPPPHPVNQGRFCSLPMAPSLEWPLVHQSGQYELVIKEQPRSHHRAHYETEGSRGAVRTSKGGHPEVQLHGYQGSASLGLQVFIGTADERLLKPHAFYQVHRITGKTVTTPSMERMINGTKVLEIPLEPKNLMRVVIDCVGILKLRNADIELRNGETDIGRKNTRVRLVFRVLVPHPGGQLVSLQVASDPIECSQRSAQELPTVETQNLDRCSVHGGQQLVITGQNFTSESKVIFSEKTQDGQQIWEVEATLDKDKTQANMLFFEVPPYRDWNIGQPAKVNFYVVNGRKKRSQPQHFTYTPPIVIKAEPRDDCQLNLSGYSENEVPMKSLDRHLGGGTNCQALNVSPALYHPNTVDPRGCLAAPDPLNDHPVCYQSTTGSLTNSSMFCYSKNQHYSNCGATLFCSSPMSTYPVPTPNQCDSAQAPGAKLVEGSHVGDSFEDFMMSKHQRFGQKALPLQKSVRCIADQAQGKAGNQVEPADQRLSPTESSSREQEEGAPEKVTVKEEILHYSYLEDVNDIIRRDLRGHNAE, encoded by the exons ATGACTTCTGGACATGTGGGACTTACCGAGGGCCTGAGTCCAGAGCAGCTGGACTTCTCTGACCTGTTTCTGGACCATCCGCCTGAAGGAGGTTTCCTGGTCGgctgtgatgaag ATGATTCCAGTGCCCTCAGTGCTCTGCCGGTGGTCGACCCTGACACTGCATACAGATCCAGCCAACCATCGTGCGGTCAGGATCTGTCCTATCACAGACCCACCTCAGTACACCTGCCAGGTCCAGTTCCTGACTTTTTGGAGCCACCATCAAGACCCTGCGTCATTCCCACTCCTAGTCCCAGAATCGAGATCACTCCTTGGGACAACTCTTTCAGCTCTCAGATCCTGGAGCTGGATCTCGCCGCCAAAACACAGGGATCATGGAGAGAATGTGTGAGCCCAGCCAGCAGTACCTCCTCCACAGGCTGGCCTGCAGAGTCCTGCTCTCCTGCGGCGTCACCGTGTATCTCCCCTTCCATCGAAGGCTGCGGTTTGGCATTGTCCACCTTGGACCTCTGCACGGGCCTCCAGGGCTGCTTCACCTCCCACTCTTCTCCAGAAGCATCGCCTCGTCACAGCGTCGCAGACGAGACCTTTCTGGTGCCCCAGCATCAACACCCCACCTCATCTATCCCCCGCCAGCGTTCCCGCTCCGCCTCGCCCCATGGAAAGCGCACCTATGACCAGACCCACTTCTGTCAAGGGGGCACCCCTGTAAAGCAGCGGTCCCAGAGCACCAGCCCTATCCCTTCTCTCCATGAACAGCAGGGGTCCTACTACCTGCACCAGTACCAGGATCCTGTTGGAATCCAGTATGAAGCCCAGGCTCCCTCCCCAagtatggaggtgttgagcagTCTCAACTCCAGTTTGCCCAAAGTGTTCTCTTCTACCATGATGCATAATGTGTATGGGGGCACCAAAAGCAAGGATTGTGTGTATGGGGAGGAGCACGACTGGACTGTTGAGCAGAAGAAAGAGGACAGAGCAGGGGCCAAAGTTAAGCCTGAAAGCTTCCATCTGCTGCAGGCTGTGTGGCCCCCTCCTCATCCAGTCAACCAAGGAAGATTCTG TTCTTTGCCTATGGCTCCATCTTTGGAATGGCCGTTGGTCCACCAGTCTGGTCAGTACGAGCTTGTCATCAAGGAACAGCCAAGATCTCATCACAGAGCTCACTACGAGACTGAGGGCAGTCGAGGAGCTGTGAGGACATCCAAGGGAGGACATCCGGAAGTACAG CTCCACGGCTACCAGGGCTCGGCTTCCCTTGGGTTGCAGGTCTTCATCGGAACAGCCGACGAGAGGCTGCTGAAGCCCCACGCCTTCTACCAGGTCCACCGCATCACGGGGAAGACCGTCACCACCCCCAGCATGGAGAGGATGATAAATGGGACCAAAGTGTTGGAGATCCCTCTGGAGCCAAAGAACCTCATGAGAGTGGT gATTGACTGCGTAGGAATCCTGAAGCTGAGAAATGCTGACATTGAGTTGAGGAATGGTGAGACAGACATCGGCCGAAAAAACACACGTGTCCGTTTGGTCTTTCGTGTCCTTGTCCCTCATCCTGGAGGGCAACTTGTGTCGCTTCAAGTCGCCTCTGATCCCATCGAGTGCT CCCAGCGCTCAGCTCAGGAGCTCCCGACCGTCGAGACCCAGAACCTCGACCGATGCTCGGTTCACGGCGGTCAGCAATTGGTCATTACCGGACAGAACTTCACATCTGAATCCAAAGTCATATTCTCAGAGAAGACACAGG ATGGACAGCAGATCTGGGAAGTAGAAGCCACTTTggacaaagacaaaacacaagcg AACATGCTATTTTTTGAGGTCCCTCCATATCGAGATTGGAATATTGGTCAACCAGCCAAAGTCAACTTCTATGTCGTAAATGGGAGGAAAAAACGCAGTCAGCCTCAGCACTTCACCTACACTCCTCCAATAG tGATTAAAGCAGAACCTCGTGACGACTGCCAGTTGAATTTGTCTGGCTACTCAGAAAATGAAGTCCCAATGAAGTCACTTGATCgtcacctgggggggggcaccaacTGTCAAGCCTTGAATGTTTCTCCAGCCCTGTACCATCCCAACACGGTTGACCCCAGAGGTTGTTTAGCAGCCCCAGATCCACTGAACGACCATCCAGTTTGTTATCAGTCCACCACCGGCTCTCTGACCAACAGCTCAATGTTTTGCTACAGTAAGAACCAACATTATAGTAACTGTGGTGCCACACTCTTCTGTAGTTCCCCAATGTCCACCTACCCTGTCCCCACTCCCAACCAGTGTGACAGTGCCCAAGCTCCTGGGGCCAAACTGGTTGAAGGGTCTCATGTAGGGGATTCATTTGAGGACTTCATGATGTCAAAACATCAACGTTTTGGGCAGAAAGCGCTTCCTCTGCAAAAGTCAGTAAGATGCATCGCTGATCAAGCTCAAGGGAAGGCTGGGAACCAAGTGGAACCAGCCGACCAGCGTCTGAGTCCGACAGAATCCAGCAGCAGAGAACAGGAGGAAGGGGCTCCAGAGAAGGTCACAGTCAAAGAAGAGATCCTACACTACTCGTACCTGGAGGATG TGAATGACATCATAAGAAGAGACCTGAGAGGCCACAATGCAGAGTGA
- the LOC137595512 gene encoding nuclear factor of activated T-cells, cytoplasmic 2 isoform X2 encodes MTSGHVGLTEGLSPEQLDFSDLFLDHPPEGGFLVGCDEDDSSALSALPVVDPDTAYRSSQPSCGQDLSYHRPTSVHLPGPVPDFLEPPSRPCVIPTPSPRIEITPWDNSFSSQILELDLAAKTQGSWRECVSPASSTSSTGWPAESCSPAASPCISPSIEGCGLALSTLDLCTGLQGCFTSHSSPEASPRHSVADETFLVPQHQHPTSSIPRQRSRSASPHGKRTYDQTHFCQGGTPVKQRSQSTSPIPSLHEQQGSYYLHQYQDPVGIQYEAQAPSPSMEVLSSLNSSLPKVFSSTMMHNVYGGTKSKDCVYGEEHDWTVEQKKEDRAGAKVKPESFHLLQAVWPPPHPVNQGRFCSLPMAPSLEWPLVHQSGQYELVIKEQPRSHHRAHYETEGSRGAVRTSKGGHPEVQLHGYQGSASLGLQVFIGTADERLLKPHAFYQVHRITGKTVTTPSMERMINGTKVLEIPLEPKNLMRVVIDCVGILKLRNADIELRNGETDIGRKNTRVRLVFRVLVPHPGGQLVSLQVASDPIECSQRSAQELPTVETQNLDRCSVHGGQQLVITGQNFTSESKVIFSEKTQDGQQIWEVEATLDKDKTQANMLFFEVPPYRDWNIGQPAKVNFYVVNGRKKRSQPQHFTYTPPIVIKAEPRDDCQLNLSGYSENEVPMKSLDRHLGGGTNCQALNVSPALYHPNTVDPRGCLAAPDPLNDHPVCYQSTTGSLTNSSMFCYM; translated from the exons ATGACTTCTGGACATGTGGGACTTACCGAGGGCCTGAGTCCAGAGCAGCTGGACTTCTCTGACCTGTTTCTGGACCATCCGCCTGAAGGAGGTTTCCTGGTCGgctgtgatgaag ATGATTCCAGTGCCCTCAGTGCTCTGCCGGTGGTCGACCCTGACACTGCATACAGATCCAGCCAACCATCGTGCGGTCAGGATCTGTCCTATCACAGACCCACCTCAGTACACCTGCCAGGTCCAGTTCCTGACTTTTTGGAGCCACCATCAAGACCCTGCGTCATTCCCACTCCTAGTCCCAGAATCGAGATCACTCCTTGGGACAACTCTTTCAGCTCTCAGATCCTGGAGCTGGATCTCGCCGCCAAAACACAGGGATCATGGAGAGAATGTGTGAGCCCAGCCAGCAGTACCTCCTCCACAGGCTGGCCTGCAGAGTCCTGCTCTCCTGCGGCGTCACCGTGTATCTCCCCTTCCATCGAAGGCTGCGGTTTGGCATTGTCCACCTTGGACCTCTGCACGGGCCTCCAGGGCTGCTTCACCTCCCACTCTTCTCCAGAAGCATCGCCTCGTCACAGCGTCGCAGACGAGACCTTTCTGGTGCCCCAGCATCAACACCCCACCTCATCTATCCCCCGCCAGCGTTCCCGCTCCGCCTCGCCCCATGGAAAGCGCACCTATGACCAGACCCACTTCTGTCAAGGGGGCACCCCTGTAAAGCAGCGGTCCCAGAGCACCAGCCCTATCCCTTCTCTCCATGAACAGCAGGGGTCCTACTACCTGCACCAGTACCAGGATCCTGTTGGAATCCAGTATGAAGCCCAGGCTCCCTCCCCAagtatggaggtgttgagcagTCTCAACTCCAGTTTGCCCAAAGTGTTCTCTTCTACCATGATGCATAATGTGTATGGGGGCACCAAAAGCAAGGATTGTGTGTATGGGGAGGAGCACGACTGGACTGTTGAGCAGAAGAAAGAGGACAGAGCAGGGGCCAAAGTTAAGCCTGAAAGCTTCCATCTGCTGCAGGCTGTGTGGCCCCCTCCTCATCCAGTCAACCAAGGAAGATTCTG TTCTTTGCCTATGGCTCCATCTTTGGAATGGCCGTTGGTCCACCAGTCTGGTCAGTACGAGCTTGTCATCAAGGAACAGCCAAGATCTCATCACAGAGCTCACTACGAGACTGAGGGCAGTCGAGGAGCTGTGAGGACATCCAAGGGAGGACATCCGGAAGTACAG CTCCACGGCTACCAGGGCTCGGCTTCCCTTGGGTTGCAGGTCTTCATCGGAACAGCCGACGAGAGGCTGCTGAAGCCCCACGCCTTCTACCAGGTCCACCGCATCACGGGGAAGACCGTCACCACCCCCAGCATGGAGAGGATGATAAATGGGACCAAAGTGTTGGAGATCCCTCTGGAGCCAAAGAACCTCATGAGAGTGGT gATTGACTGCGTAGGAATCCTGAAGCTGAGAAATGCTGACATTGAGTTGAGGAATGGTGAGACAGACATCGGCCGAAAAAACACACGTGTCCGTTTGGTCTTTCGTGTCCTTGTCCCTCATCCTGGAGGGCAACTTGTGTCGCTTCAAGTCGCCTCTGATCCCATCGAGTGCT CCCAGCGCTCAGCTCAGGAGCTCCCGACCGTCGAGACCCAGAACCTCGACCGATGCTCGGTTCACGGCGGTCAGCAATTGGTCATTACCGGACAGAACTTCACATCTGAATCCAAAGTCATATTCTCAGAGAAGACACAGG ATGGACAGCAGATCTGGGAAGTAGAAGCCACTTTggacaaagacaaaacacaagcg AACATGCTATTTTTTGAGGTCCCTCCATATCGAGATTGGAATATTGGTCAACCAGCCAAAGTCAACTTCTATGTCGTAAATGGGAGGAAAAAACGCAGTCAGCCTCAGCACTTCACCTACACTCCTCCAATAG tGATTAAAGCAGAACCTCGTGACGACTGCCAGTTGAATTTGTCTGGCTACTCAGAAAATGAAGTCCCAATGAAGTCACTTGATCgtcacctgggggggggcaccaacTGTCAAGCCTTGAATGTTTCTCCAGCCCTGTACCATCCCAACACGGTTGACCCCAGAGGTTGTTTAGCAGCCCCAGATCCACTGAACGACCATCCAGTTTGTTATCAGTCCACCACCGGCTCTCTGACCAACAGCTCAATGTTTTGCTACA TGTGA